The proteins below are encoded in one region of Epinephelus lanceolatus isolate andai-2023 chromosome 7, ASM4190304v1, whole genome shotgun sequence:
- the LOC117260577 gene encoding CDGSH iron-sulfur domain-containing protein 1, with protein sequence MSTPGFPSLPQMPMPPLPQAPSSGLTITKEHFIVAVPVAVVAAVGGFLVSHYLNGRSCKKGLVNTSVSKDSPKVVHSFDMEDIGTKAVYCRCWKSKKFPFCDGAHTKHNEETGDNVGPLIIKKKDA encoded by the exons ATGTCAACCCCAGGTTTTCCATCTTTGCCACAGATGCCAATGCCTCCGCTGCCCCAGGCACCCAGCTCGGGACTCACGATAACAAAAG agCATTTTATAGTGGCAGTGCCGGTCGCAGTGGTTGCAGCTGTCGGAGGTTTCCTCGTCAGCCATTACCTGAACGGGCGGAGCTGTAAAAAGGGCCTGGTGAACACATCGGTCAGCAAAGATAGCCCCAAAGTGGTCCACAGCTTCGACATGGAGGACATCGGCACCAAGGCTGTGTACTGCCGCTGCTGGAAGTCAAAGAAG TTCCCTTTCTGCGATGGAGCCCACACCAAACACAACGAGGAAACCGGGGACAACGTTGGACCGCTCATCATCAAAAAGAAGGATGCTTAA